Proteins found in one Channa argus isolate prfri chromosome 7, Channa argus male v1.0, whole genome shotgun sequence genomic segment:
- the galnt1 gene encoding polypeptide N-acetylgalactosaminyltransferase 1 isoform X1, with the protein MRRFAYCKVVLATSLVWVMLDMFILLYFSECNKCDNIKERGLPGRQDALVRPRDGPGEGGKPVVIPKENQEKMKEMFKINQFNLMASEMIALNRSLPDVRLEGCKNKLYPDNLPRTSVVIVFHNEAWTTLLRTVHSVIDRSPHTLLEEIVLVDDASERDFLKRPLEQYIKKLEVPVRVVRMEQRSGLIRARLKGASISTGQVITFLDAHCECTTGWLEPLLARIKHDKRTVVCPIIDVISDDTFEYMAGSDMTYGGFNWKLNFRWYPVPQREMDRRKGDRTLPVRTPTMAGGLFSIDRDYFQEIGTYDAGMDIWGGENLEISFRIWQCGGTLEIVTCSHVGHVFRKATPYTFPGGTGQIINKNNRRLAEVWMDEFKNFFYIISPGVTKVDYGDITSRTALRQKLQCKPFSWYLENIYPDSQIPRHYYSLGEIRNVETNQCLDNMARKENEKVGIFNCHGMGGNQVFSYTANKEIRTDDLCLDVSKLNGPVMMLKCHHLKGNQLWEYDPVKLTLVHVNSNQCLDKASEEDSQVPSVRDCTHLRSQQWLLRNVTLPEVF; encoded by the exons ATGCGGAGGTTTGCCTACTGTAAGGTGGTGTTGGCCACCTCTCTGGTGTGGGTGATGCTGGACATGTTCATTCTGCTCTACTTCAGTGAGTGCAACAAATGTGATAACATAAAGGAGAGAGGGCTGCCTGGCAGACAAG ATGCCTTGGTCAGGCCGCGGGATGGGCCTGGGGAAGGGGGCAAGCCTGTGGTGATCCCAAAAGAGAACCAGGAGAAGATGAAGGAGATGTTTAAGATCAACCAGTTCAACCTCATGGCCTCTGAGATGATTGCTCTCAATCGTTCACTGCCTGACGTCCGCTTGGAAGG ATGCAAAAACAAGTTATACCCCGATAATCTTCCTCGTACCAGTGTGGTAATAGTATTTCACAATGAGGCCTGGACCACGCTACTGAGAACTGTCCATTCTGTCATTGACCGCTCTCCACATACTCTACTAGAGGAGATAGTCCTGGTGGATGATGCCAGTGAGAGAG ATTTCCTAAAGCGTCCATTGGAGCAATATATCAAAAAACTTGAAGTTCCTGTCAGAGTAGTGAGGATGGAGCAGCGATCAGGACTTATTCGTGCTCGTCTTAAAGGAGCATCCATTTCCACtggccag GTTATAACCTTTCTGGATGCTCATTGTGAATGCACAACAGGTTGGCTAGAGCCTCTCCTGGCCCGTATCAAGCATGACAA AAGAACTGTGGTATGCCCCATCATCGATGTGATCAGTGATGATACGTTCGAGTATATGGCAGGATCCGACATGACATACGGAGGCTTCAACTGGAAGCTCAACTTCCGCTGGTATCCTGTACCCCAGAGAGAGATGGACCGCCGCAAAGGAGACCGCACACTACCTGTGAG AACTCCCACTATGGCAGGTGGATTGTTCTCCATAGACAGAGACTATTTCCAGGAGATTGGCACATATGACGCAGGCATGGACATCTGGGGTGGAGAGAACCTGGAAATCTCTTTCAGA ATCTGGCAGTGTGGTGGGACTCTAGAAATTGTCACATGCTCTCACGTGGGTCACGTGTTCAGAAAGGCAACACCCTACACATTCCCTGGGGGAACAGGACAgatcataaacaaaaacaaccgACGCCTGGCAGAAGTGTGGATGGATGAATTTAAAAACTTCTTCTACATCATCTCTCCTG gTGTGACCAAAGTGGACTATGGCGACATCACGTCTCGTACAGCTCTGAGACAAAAGCTTCAGTGTAAACCCTTCAGTTGGTACTTGGAGAACATCTACCCTGACTCTCAGATCCCCAGGCACTATTACTCTTTGGGAGAG ATCCGTAATGTGGAGACCAATCAGTGTCTGGACAACATGGCTCGCAAGGAGAATGAGAAGGTCGGCATTTTTAACTGCCACGGCATGGGAGGCAACCAG GTTTTTTCCTACACAGCCAATAAGGAGATCAGGACGGACGACTTATGTCTAGATGTGTCTAAGCTAAACGGACCCGTCATGATGCTCAAGTGCCACCATCTGAAAGGCAACCAGCTCTGGGAGTACGACCCTGTG AAGCTGACTCTGGTCCACGTCAACAGCAACCAGTGTTTGGACAAAGCCAGCGAGGAGGACAGCCAGGTGCCCAGCGTCAGAGACTGTACACACTTGCGCTCCCAACAGTGGCTGCTCCGCAACGTCACATTACCAGAGGTCTTCTGA
- the galnt1 gene encoding polypeptide N-acetylgalactosaminyltransferase 1 isoform X2, whose protein sequence is MEQRSGLIRARLKGASISTGQVITFLDAHCECTTGWLEPLLARIKHDKRTVVCPIIDVISDDTFEYMAGSDMTYGGFNWKLNFRWYPVPQREMDRRKGDRTLPVRTPTMAGGLFSIDRDYFQEIGTYDAGMDIWGGENLEISFRIWQCGGTLEIVTCSHVGHVFRKATPYTFPGGTGQIINKNNRRLAEVWMDEFKNFFYIISPGVTKVDYGDITSRTALRQKLQCKPFSWYLENIYPDSQIPRHYYSLGEIRNVETNQCLDNMARKENEKVGIFNCHGMGGNQVFSYTANKEIRTDDLCLDVSKLNGPVMMLKCHHLKGNQLWEYDPVKLTLVHVNSNQCLDKASEEDSQVPSVRDCTHLRSQQWLLRNVTLPEVF, encoded by the exons ATGGAGCAGCGATCAGGACTTATTCGTGCTCGTCTTAAAGGAGCATCCATTTCCACtggccag GTTATAACCTTTCTGGATGCTCATTGTGAATGCACAACAGGTTGGCTAGAGCCTCTCCTGGCCCGTATCAAGCATGACAA AAGAACTGTGGTATGCCCCATCATCGATGTGATCAGTGATGATACGTTCGAGTATATGGCAGGATCCGACATGACATACGGAGGCTTCAACTGGAAGCTCAACTTCCGCTGGTATCCTGTACCCCAGAGAGAGATGGACCGCCGCAAAGGAGACCGCACACTACCTGTGAG AACTCCCACTATGGCAGGTGGATTGTTCTCCATAGACAGAGACTATTTCCAGGAGATTGGCACATATGACGCAGGCATGGACATCTGGGGTGGAGAGAACCTGGAAATCTCTTTCAGA ATCTGGCAGTGTGGTGGGACTCTAGAAATTGTCACATGCTCTCACGTGGGTCACGTGTTCAGAAAGGCAACACCCTACACATTCCCTGGGGGAACAGGACAgatcataaacaaaaacaaccgACGCCTGGCAGAAGTGTGGATGGATGAATTTAAAAACTTCTTCTACATCATCTCTCCTG gTGTGACCAAAGTGGACTATGGCGACATCACGTCTCGTACAGCTCTGAGACAAAAGCTTCAGTGTAAACCCTTCAGTTGGTACTTGGAGAACATCTACCCTGACTCTCAGATCCCCAGGCACTATTACTCTTTGGGAGAG ATCCGTAATGTGGAGACCAATCAGTGTCTGGACAACATGGCTCGCAAGGAGAATGAGAAGGTCGGCATTTTTAACTGCCACGGCATGGGAGGCAACCAG GTTTTTTCCTACACAGCCAATAAGGAGATCAGGACGGACGACTTATGTCTAGATGTGTCTAAGCTAAACGGACCCGTCATGATGCTCAAGTGCCACCATCTGAAAGGCAACCAGCTCTGGGAGTACGACCCTGTG AAGCTGACTCTGGTCCACGTCAACAGCAACCAGTGTTTGGACAAAGCCAGCGAGGAGGACAGCCAGGTGCCCAGCGTCAGAGACTGTACACACTTGCGCTCCCAACAGTGGCTGCTCCGCAACGTCACATTACCAGAGGTCTTCTGA
- the ino80c gene encoding INO80 complex subunit C — protein MASQLPITVRAQPAVGSSAALRVKKRAGSPAVSAAPQNPGSKKKKGQPTATPPTHTHVTITAVEMGSEVKAMGTVDSGLPAPTESTAKPPPFKDPTFMHSGIGGAAAGKKNRTWKNLKQILALERTLPWKLNDPNYFSIDAPPSLKPAKKYSDISGLPSNYTDPQTKLRFTSSEEFSYICLLPTDVVTGYLALRKATCIVP, from the exons ATGGCATCCCAGCTCCCAATAACCGTGAGAGCTCAGCCGGCAGTAGGCAGCTCCGCCGCTCTCCGGGTGAAGAAACGAGCCGGTAGCCCGGCGGTATCTGCCGCTCCGCAGAACCCGGGcagcaagaagaagaaaggacaaCCGACAGCGacacccccaacacacacacatgtgacg ATTACAGCAGTAGAGATGGGTTCAGAGGTAAAGGCTATGGGAACTGTTGACAGCGGTCTACCTGCTCCTACAGAGTCCACAGCAAAGCCTCCACCATTCAAAGACCCTACATTTATG CATTCTGGGATtggtggagcagcagcaggtaaGAAGAACAGGACCTGGAAGAATCTCAAGCAGATCCTGGCTTTGGAGAGGACACTACCCTGGAAGCTCAATGATCCTAACT ACTTCAGCATTGACGCACCTCCCTCCTTAAAGCCAGCCAAGAAATACTCTGACATCTCTGGACTCCCG TCAAACTACACAGACCCTCAGACAAAGCTGCGCTTCACATCTTCTGAGGAGTTCTCCTACATTTGCCTCCTCCCAACGGATGTTGTTACAGGCTACCTGGCCCTTCGAAAGGCAACTTGCATTGTACCctga